A genomic segment from Cygnus atratus isolate AKBS03 ecotype Queensland, Australia chromosome 9, CAtr_DNAZoo_HiC_assembly, whole genome shotgun sequence encodes:
- the NMUR1 gene encoding neuromedin-U receptor 1 yields MNPYINCSGPELPLPQRDFPAEPLSPGLCNRTHPDALFDPKDANLTEEQLRDKYLGPRRSSFFVPVCVIYLLIFAVGAVGNTLTCIVILRHRFMRTPTNYYLFSLAVSDLLVLLLGMPLELYDMWSNYPFLLGASGCYFKTLLFEAVCFASILNVTALSVERYIAVVHPLKAKYVVTRNHAKRVIVAIWLVAVVCSIPNTSLHGLRPLYVPGRGRVPDSEICTLVKPRLTYNLIIQITTIVFFFLPMGTISILYLLIGLQLKKEKMLEALGAKSSGDSDYHGVQGQKKVKRRQVTKMLFVLVVVFGICWAPFHTDRLVWSFVSTWTSRMLHMFQYVHIISGVFFYLSSAANPILYNLMSTRFREMFKEVMCHPGHRPPGSRKYSPSVTHATTRSTECEPVPGANGLPLSDGEEYEMEEMEGGQAATHATSLC; encoded by the exons ATGAATCCCTACATCAACTGCTCCGGCCCCgagctccccctgccccagcgaGACTTTCCCGCAGAGCCCCTCAGCCCAGGTCTCTGCAACAGGACTCACCCGGACGCCTTGTTCGACCCCAAGGACGCCAACCTGACGGAGGAGCAGCTGCGGGATAAGTACCTGGGGCCCCGGCGGTCCAGCTTCTTCGTCCCCGTCTGCGTCATCTACCTGCTGATCTTCGCCGTGGGGGCGGTGGGCAACACGCTGACCTGCATCGTCATCCTCCGGCACCGCTTCATGAGGACGCCCACCAACTACTACCTGTTCAGCCTGGCCGTGTCCgacctgctggtgctgctgctggggatgccGCTGGAGCTGTACGACATGTGGAGCAACTACCCCTTCCTGCTGGGCGCCAGCGGCTGCTACTTCAAGACGCTGCTCTTCGAGGCCGTCTGCTTCGCCTCCATCCTCAACGTCACGGCCCTGAGCGTCGAGCGCTACATCGCCGTGGTGCACCCGCTCAAGGCCAAGTACGTGGTGACCAGGAACCACGCCAAGAGGGTGATCGTCGCCATCTGGCTCGTGGCGGTCGTCTGCTCCATCCCCAACACCAGCCTCCACGGGCTGCGGCCTCTCTACGTGCCCGGCCGGGGCCGCGTGCCCGACTCGGAGATCTGCACCCTGGTGAAGCCGCGCTTGACCTACAACCTCATCATCCAGATCACCACCATCGTCTTCTTCTTCCTGCCCATGGGGACCATCAGCATCCTCTACCTGCTCATCGGCCTGCAGCTCAAGAAGGAGAAGATGCTGGAGGCCTTGGGGGCCAAGTCCAGCGGCGACAGCGACTACCACGGAGTCCAGGGGCAGAAGAAGGTGAAGAGGAGGCAGGTCACAAAGATGCTGT tcgtgctggtggtggtgttcGGGATCTGCTGGGCCCCCTTCCACACCGACCGCCTCGTCTGGAGCTTCGTCTCCACCTGGACCAGCCGCATGCTCCACATGTTCCAGTACGTCCACATCATTTCGGGCGTCTTCTTCTACCTGAGCTCGGCCGCCAACCCCATCCTCTACAACCTGATGTCCACCCGCTTCCGCGAGATGTTCAAGGAGGTGATGTGCCACCCGGGCCACCGCCCGCCGGGCTCGCGCAAGTACTCGCCCAGCGTCACCCACGCCACCACCCGCAGCACCGAGTGCGAGCCCGTGCCCGGCGCCAACGGGCTGCCCCTGTCCGACGGCGAGGAATACGAgatggaggagatggagggggggCAGGCGGCCACGCACGCAACGTCCCtctgctga